The Columba livia isolate bColLiv1 breed racing homer chromosome 13, bColLiv1.pat.W.v2, whole genome shotgun sequence genome has a segment encoding these proteins:
- the HSD11B2 gene encoding 11-beta-hydroxysteroid dehydrogenase type 2 isoform X4, giving the protein MESFMFGLEAFLAGCSGSSAGCDSGFGQATARHLDSMGFRVFASVLDPQSPGAQELRSSCSSRLTLLEMDLTKPEDIQRVLQHIQAHTNSTGLWGLVNNAGFNDTIADAELSPLGKFRTCMEVNFFGSLELTKGLLPLLRSAGGRIVTVSSPAGDLPFPCLAAYGASKAALSLLMDTFRSELQPWGIKVSIILPGYYKTEATAGGQPAPGAAAGLWRGLRGGDQPPVHPVHEGGSGGPQRGGEQHHRRAPGCQPSRALLPRAGPWADVFHTPLPALLCPRLVLERIFHQPQAASSAAGRAPQRGEGELTSAHMRSWGRSEASPGTSRDVSPQAHAQPLASPSCTLGEQSALDVKNQIAFQKIRQIYFLLCENQHFLETSFFVFFLTMHPPREPPLPGSAALHHGLGCTSGISQLPNTFLPDAGAAFVSITFWLGQAQDPVAAAVPAPASLPFLTHSICSRRAQGQRLWSSSQDELHDCHFLNKSVLDMPLGSGTLLPQCSVVMFGQGRAEQNWVTAGTTLSTVAREATGSPKKRGQPTRKSLLCSPLLLTSTPKTSCCFALIPWPCWGENGRGDSATQGQPHTGSPGAEGQAQQSQGTCRTAP; this is encoded by the exons ATGGAGAGCTTCATGTTTGGACTGGAAGCTTTTCTTGCTGGCTGCAGCGGGAGCAGCGCAG GCTGCGACTCGGGCTTTGGGCAGGCGACAGCACGGCACTTGGACTCCATGGGCTTTCGGGTGTTCGCCAGCGTGTTGGACCCGCAGAGCCCTGGCGCCCAAGAGCTGCGCAGCAGCTGCTCATCGAGGCTGACACTGCTGGAGATGGACCTGACCAAGCCAGAGGACATCCAGCGCGTCCTGCAGCACATCCAGGCCCACACCAACAGCACAG GGCTCTGGGGTCTGGTGAACAATGCCGGCTTCAACGACACCATCGCAGATGCCGAGCTCTCACCGCTGGGCAAGTTTCGCACTTGCATGGAGGTGAACTTCTTCGGCTCGCTGGAGCTCACCAAggggctgctgcccctgctTCGCTCTGCTGGTGGACGCATCGTCACCGTCAGCAGCCCCGCGG GCGACCTGCCCTTCCCCTGCCTGGCAGCCTACGGGgcatcaaaagcagcactgAGCCTGCTCATGGACACCTTTCGCAGCgagctccagccctggggcatCAAAGTCAGCATCATCCTGCCTGGCTACTACAAAACAG AAGCAACGGCTGGTGGCCAGcctgccccaggagctgctgcaggccTATGGCGAGGACTACGTGGAGGAGATCAACCGCCAGTTCATCCAGTTCATGAAGGTGGCAGTGGAGGACCTCAGCGCGGTGGTGAACAGCATCACAGAcgggctcctggctgccaacCCAGCCGTGCGCTACTACCCAGGGCAGGGCCTTGGGCTGATGTATTTCATACACCGCTACCTGCCCTACTTTGTCCGAGACTTGTTCTTGAAAGGATTTTTCATCAACCCCAAGCTGCCTCGAGCGCTGCGGGAAGAGCACCACAGCGAGGGGAAGGTGAACTGACCTCAGCCCACATGCGGTCGTGGGGCAGGAGCGAAGCTTCTCCTGGGACTTCCAGGGACGTTAGCCCCCAAGCGCATGCACAGCCACTGGCATCACCCTCGTGCACCCTGGGGGAACAATCAGCACTAGATGTTAAAAACCAAATCGCTTTCCAAAAAATCAGGCAGATCTATTTTCTATTGTGCGAGAATCAACATTTTCTAGAGACTTcgttttttgtattttttctaacCATGCATCCTCCAAGGGAGCCACCCCTGCctggctcagcagctctgcaccacgggctgggATGTACCTCGGGCATTTCTCAGCTACCCAACACCTTCCTCCCTGATGCTGGAGCTGCATTTGTCTCCATCACCTTTTGGCTGGGTCAGGCTCAGGACCCTGTGGCTGCTGCcgtgccagcccctgcctccctccccttccttaCACACTCCATATGCTCCCGGCGAGCGCAGGGACAGAGGCTGTGGAGTTCTTCACAAGATGAACTACATGATTGtcactttttaaataaatctgttcTTGATATGCCACTGGGCTCTGGCACTCTCCTTCCGCAGTGCAGCGTTGTGATGTTTGGTcagggcagggcagagcagaacTGGGTGACAGCTGGCACCACACTGAGCACCGTGGCAAGAGAGGCCACAGGTAGCCCCAAAAAAAGGGGTCAGCCCACCAGGAAGAGCTTGCTATGCTCCCCCTTACTCCTCACCTCTACCCCAAAGACttcctgctgctttgctttgattCCATGGCCCTGCTGGGGTGAGAATGGAAGGGGTGACAGTGCCACACAGGGACAACCCCATACAGGAAGCCCAGGTGCAGAGGGACAAGCTCAGCAAAGCCAGGGGACGTGCCGCACAGCTCCCTAA
- the HSD11B2 gene encoding 11-beta-hydroxysteroid dehydrogenase type 2 isoform X2, with the protein MFPLKVTSTLPSSPDHPFLQEDQILEQKSLAAPFKETISLVDGGCWKICSGHGRWLRLGLWAGDSTALGLHGLSGVRQRVGPAEPWRPRAAQQLLIEADTAGDGPDQARGHPARPAAHPGPHQQHRALGSGEQCRLQRHHRRCRALTAGQVSHLHGGELLRLAGAHQGAAAPASLCWWTHRHRQQPRGRPALPLPGSLRGIKSSTEPAHGHLSQRAPALGHQSQHHPAWLLQNRDNMRSCLLEPAEATAGGQPAPGAAAGLWRGLRGGDQPPVHPVHEGGSGGPQRGGEQHHRRAPGCQPSRALLPRAGPWADVFHTPLPALLCPRLVLERIFHQPQAASSAAGRAPQRGEGELTSAHMRSWGRSEASPGTSRDVSPQAHAQPLASPSCTLGEQSALDVKNQIAFQKIRQIYFLLCENQHFLETSFFVFFLTMHPPREPPLPGSAALHHGLGCTSGISQLPNTFLPDAGAAFVSITFWLGQAQDPVAAAVPAPASLPFLTHSICSRRAQGQRLWSSSQDELHDCHFLNKSVLDMPLGSGTLLPQCSVVMFGQGRAEQNWVTAGTTLSTVAREATGSPKKRGQPTRKSLLCSPLLLTSTPKTSCCFALIPWPCWGENGRGDSATQGQPHTGSPGAEGQAQQSQGTCRTAP; encoded by the exons ATGTTCCCTCTGAAG GTGACATCCACACTGCCATCTTCTCCTGATCATCCTTTCCTGCAGGAAGATCAAATCCTTGAACAGAAGAGTCTGGCTGCTCCGTTCAAGGAGACAATCTCCCTTGTGGATGGTGGCTGCTGGAAGATCTGTTCTGGCCATGGGAGGTG GCTGCGACTCGGGCTTTGGGCAGGCGACAGCACGGCACTTGGACTCCATGGGCTTTCGGGTGTTCGCCAGCGTGTTGGACCCGCAGAGCCCTGGCGCCCAAGAGCTGCGCAGCAGCTGCTCATCGAGGCTGACACTGCTGGAGATGGACCTGACCAAGCCAGAGGACATCCAGCGCGTCCTGCAGCACATCCAGGCCCACACCAACAGCACAG GGCTCTGGGGTCTGGTGAACAATGCCGGCTTCAACGACACCATCGCAGATGCCGAGCTCTCACCGCTGGGCAAGTTTCGCACTTGCATGGAGGTGAACTTCTTCGGCTCGCTGGAGCTCACCAAggggctgctgcccctgctTCGCTCTGCTGGTGGACGCATCGTCACCGTCAGCAGCCCCGCGG GCGACCTGCCCTTCCCCTGCCTGGCAGCCTACGGGgcatcaaaagcagcactgAGCCTGCTCATGGACACCTTTCGCAGCgagctccagccctggggcatCAAAGTCAGCATCATCCTGCCTGGCTACTACAAAACAG GGACAACATGCGATCCTGCCTTCTGGAACCTGCAGAAGCAACGGCTGGTGGCCAGcctgccccaggagctgctgcaggccTATGGCGAGGACTACGTGGAGGAGATCAACCGCCAGTTCATCCAGTTCATGAAGGTGGCAGTGGAGGACCTCAGCGCGGTGGTGAACAGCATCACAGAcgggctcctggctgccaacCCAGCCGTGCGCTACTACCCAGGGCAGGGCCTTGGGCTGATGTATTTCATACACCGCTACCTGCCCTACTTTGTCCGAGACTTGTTCTTGAAAGGATTTTTCATCAACCCCAAGCTGCCTCGAGCGCTGCGGGAAGAGCACCACAGCGAGGGGAAGGTGAACTGACCTCAGCCCACATGCGGTCGTGGGGCAGGAGCGAAGCTTCTCCTGGGACTTCCAGGGACGTTAGCCCCCAAGCGCATGCACAGCCACTGGCATCACCCTCGTGCACCCTGGGGGAACAATCAGCACTAGATGTTAAAAACCAAATCGCTTTCCAAAAAATCAGGCAGATCTATTTTCTATTGTGCGAGAATCAACATTTTCTAGAGACTTcgttttttgtattttttctaacCATGCATCCTCCAAGGGAGCCACCCCTGCctggctcagcagctctgcaccacgggctgggATGTACCTCGGGCATTTCTCAGCTACCCAACACCTTCCTCCCTGATGCTGGAGCTGCATTTGTCTCCATCACCTTTTGGCTGGGTCAGGCTCAGGACCCTGTGGCTGCTGCcgtgccagcccctgcctccctccccttccttaCACACTCCATATGCTCCCGGCGAGCGCAGGGACAGAGGCTGTGGAGTTCTTCACAAGATGAACTACATGATTGtcactttttaaataaatctgttcTTGATATGCCACTGGGCTCTGGCACTCTCCTTCCGCAGTGCAGCGTTGTGATGTTTGGTcagggcagggcagagcagaacTGGGTGACAGCTGGCACCACACTGAGCACCGTGGCAAGAGAGGCCACAGGTAGCCCCAAAAAAAGGGGTCAGCCCACCAGGAAGAGCTTGCTATGCTCCCCCTTACTCCTCACCTCTACCCCAAAGACttcctgctgctttgctttgattCCATGGCCCTGCTGGGGTGAGAATGGAAGGGGTGACAGTGCCACACAGGGACAACCCCATACAGGAAGCCCAGGTGCAGAGGGACAAGCTCAGCAAAGCCAGGGGACGTGCCGCACAGCTCCCTAA
- the HSD11B2 gene encoding 11-beta-hydroxysteroid dehydrogenase type 2 isoform X3: MGQGFRACSRLTEVLQLDRSQVELQCFPWTQQMLKHLVTVAGQSDSIQMSGLSLFCRQGCDSGFGQATARHLDSMGFRVFASVLDPQSPGAQELRSSCSSRLTLLEMDLTKPEDIQRVLQHIQAHTNSTGLWGLVNNAGFNDTIADAELSPLGKFRTCMEVNFFGSLELTKGLLPLLRSAGGRIVTVSSPAGDLPFPCLAAYGASKAALSLLMDTFRSELQPWGIKVSIILPGYYKTEATAGGQPAPGAAAGLWRGLRGGDQPPVHPVHEGGSGGPQRGGEQHHRRAPGCQPSRALLPRAGPWADVFHTPLPALLCPRLVLERIFHQPQAASSAAGRAPQRGEGELTSAHMRSWGRSEASPGTSRDVSPQAHAQPLASPSCTLGEQSALDVKNQIAFQKIRQIYFLLCENQHFLETSFFVFFLTMHPPREPPLPGSAALHHGLGCTSGISQLPNTFLPDAGAAFVSITFWLGQAQDPVAAAVPAPASLPFLTHSICSRRAQGQRLWSSSQDELHDCHFLNKSVLDMPLGSGTLLPQCSVVMFGQGRAEQNWVTAGTTLSTVAREATGSPKKRGQPTRKSLLCSPLLLTSTPKTSCCFALIPWPCWGENGRGDSATQGQPHTGSPGAEGQAQQSQGTCRTAP, translated from the exons GCTGCGACTCGGGCTTTGGGCAGGCGACAGCACGGCACTTGGACTCCATGGGCTTTCGGGTGTTCGCCAGCGTGTTGGACCCGCAGAGCCCTGGCGCCCAAGAGCTGCGCAGCAGCTGCTCATCGAGGCTGACACTGCTGGAGATGGACCTGACCAAGCCAGAGGACATCCAGCGCGTCCTGCAGCACATCCAGGCCCACACCAACAGCACAG GGCTCTGGGGTCTGGTGAACAATGCCGGCTTCAACGACACCATCGCAGATGCCGAGCTCTCACCGCTGGGCAAGTTTCGCACTTGCATGGAGGTGAACTTCTTCGGCTCGCTGGAGCTCACCAAggggctgctgcccctgctTCGCTCTGCTGGTGGACGCATCGTCACCGTCAGCAGCCCCGCGG GCGACCTGCCCTTCCCCTGCCTGGCAGCCTACGGGgcatcaaaagcagcactgAGCCTGCTCATGGACACCTTTCGCAGCgagctccagccctggggcatCAAAGTCAGCATCATCCTGCCTGGCTACTACAAAACAG AAGCAACGGCTGGTGGCCAGcctgccccaggagctgctgcaggccTATGGCGAGGACTACGTGGAGGAGATCAACCGCCAGTTCATCCAGTTCATGAAGGTGGCAGTGGAGGACCTCAGCGCGGTGGTGAACAGCATCACAGAcgggctcctggctgccaacCCAGCCGTGCGCTACTACCCAGGGCAGGGCCTTGGGCTGATGTATTTCATACACCGCTACCTGCCCTACTTTGTCCGAGACTTGTTCTTGAAAGGATTTTTCATCAACCCCAAGCTGCCTCGAGCGCTGCGGGAAGAGCACCACAGCGAGGGGAAGGTGAACTGACCTCAGCCCACATGCGGTCGTGGGGCAGGAGCGAAGCTTCTCCTGGGACTTCCAGGGACGTTAGCCCCCAAGCGCATGCACAGCCACTGGCATCACCCTCGTGCACCCTGGGGGAACAATCAGCACTAGATGTTAAAAACCAAATCGCTTTCCAAAAAATCAGGCAGATCTATTTTCTATTGTGCGAGAATCAACATTTTCTAGAGACTTcgttttttgtattttttctaacCATGCATCCTCCAAGGGAGCCACCCCTGCctggctcagcagctctgcaccacgggctgggATGTACCTCGGGCATTTCTCAGCTACCCAACACCTTCCTCCCTGATGCTGGAGCTGCATTTGTCTCCATCACCTTTTGGCTGGGTCAGGCTCAGGACCCTGTGGCTGCTGCcgtgccagcccctgcctccctccccttccttaCACACTCCATATGCTCCCGGCGAGCGCAGGGACAGAGGCTGTGGAGTTCTTCACAAGATGAACTACATGATTGtcactttttaaataaatctgttcTTGATATGCCACTGGGCTCTGGCACTCTCCTTCCGCAGTGCAGCGTTGTGATGTTTGGTcagggcagggcagagcagaacTGGGTGACAGCTGGCACCACACTGAGCACCGTGGCAAGAGAGGCCACAGGTAGCCCCAAAAAAAGGGGTCAGCCCACCAGGAAGAGCTTGCTATGCTCCCCCTTACTCCTCACCTCTACCCCAAAGACttcctgctgctttgctttgattCCATGGCCCTGCTGGGGTGAGAATGGAAGGGGTGACAGTGCCACACAGGGACAACCCCATACAGGAAGCCCAGGTGCAGAGGGACAAGCTCAGCAAAGCCAGGGGACGTGCCGCACAGCTCCCTAA